The genomic segment GGCGCCTTCTTGCTTTAAAACCTCTTTTAACACGCATTTCTTTCTCCTTAAAAATTAAAACCTGCAACCAATGATAATAATTATCAATTATCCATTATCCATTATTAATTATTAATTATCCATTTGGCATAAGCAATCTTAATTCTCTTTCATTAGTTTTATCAATAATATGTGATTTTCTTAAACTTCTTTTACGTTTTCGTGTTTTTTTAGTTAAAATATGATTTGCATGGGATTTACCATAAACAAATTTTCCTGTACCGGTTTTTTTAAAACGCTTTGCAGCCGCACGATTTGTTTTTATCTTAGGCATAATTGTTTCTCCATTTAATTAAACATTATCAAGAACTTAAAATACCAGAACTTAAAATAATAGATGGCGTGTTCCACACACTATGCATGAGTACACGCCACCATGATAAAATTTATTTGTCAACTTTATATGTTACATGTAAAAAAAAAGATTGACCTGTCCTTTTTTAGACTTTTGTCAGGAGGGTACTATAATGAACATTTTACTTGGGAGAAAGAAACATTACCATAGTTCGTCCTTCAAACTTTGGGT from the Desulfonema limicola genome contains:
- the rpmI gene encoding 50S ribosomal protein L35, which translates into the protein MPKIKTNRAAAKRFKKTGTGKFVYGKSHANHILTKKTRKRKRSLRKSHIIDKTNERELRLLMPNG